AGCGGAAGAAAACTCAGCACCTGTCGCGCAATCCCACCACGCAACCGGCCTTGATTTACGCCTTTAAAGGAAACCTGAATGGAACTGAACCATACCGCGTCGGTGACGACGTTGAACAACACAGCGGCCGCGGCCAAATCCGAGGCGGTCATCAGCTCGGATTTCGAAACGTTCCTGAAAATGCTGACAGTGCAAATGGAAAATCAGGACCCGCTGAACCCCGCCGATTCCTCGGAATACGCGGTGCAACTGGCGACCTTCTCGCAGGTTGAACAATCGGTGCTGACAAATGACCTGTTGGCCGCCCTGAGTACGCAACTGACAACGACAGGCATGGCGCAGATGGCCAGCTGGGTCGGAAACGAGGCGTTGGCACCGGTGGCCGGATACTTTGATGGCAGCCCGATCACCATCGCGCCCAATCCCGCCCTCGCGGCTGATCGTGTCGAACTTGTCGTGACGGACGCGGATGGAAACGAAGTGCAGCGCAGCGAAATTCCCAGGTCGGCCGAGCCGTTAGAATGGGCTGGTGTCGGGTCAGATGGCACGCCGTTCGAAAACGGTCTTTATACGTTCAACGTGGTCAGCTACGCGGGCGACGATGTGTTGATCGACGAACGCGCCGATGTCTATTCCATGGTTCAGGAAGTTCGGGCCGAGGGCGGAGAAACACTCCTGATCCTGCAAGGTGGTGCCGGGGTGCTGGCATCACAAGTGACAGCATTGCGCGATCCGTCCCTGCTTTA
This portion of the Octadecabacter sp. SW4 genome encodes:
- a CDS encoding flagellar hook capping FlgD N-terminal domain-containing protein, whose translation is MELNHTASVTTLNNTAAAAKSEAVISSDFETFLKMLTVQMENQDPLNPADSSEYAVQLATFSQVEQSVLTNDLLAALSTQLTTTGMAQMASWVGNEALAPVAGYFDGSPITIAPNPALAADRVELVVTDADGNEVQRSEIPRSAEPLEWAGVGSDGTPFENGLYTFNVVSYAGDDVLIDERADVYSMVQEVRAEGGETLLILQGGAGVLASQVTALRDPSLL